One genomic region from Torulaspora delbrueckii CBS 1146 chromosome 4, complete genome encodes:
- the ZTA1 gene encoding NADPH:quinone reductase (similar to Saccharomyces cerevisiae ZTA1 (YBR046C); ancestral locus Anc_3.253), which produces MTADSIPKTQKVVLIDGVGDYDVIKYQDSAVPSIGDNELLIKNKYAGINFIEAYFRKGIYPVQLPQILGREATGVVVAKGQSVKNFDIGDKVAYMSSSTFAQYTKYSSSGLISKLPSETTDDQLKVYAAALIQGLTALTFLDEAYKVKEGDYILLYAAAGGVGLLMDQLLKERGAHAIAVVSTEEKEELAKKFGAEYVINSSKEDILKRALEITNDKGVDAVFDSVGKDTFDISLNALKLKGSFVSFGNASGPVPPFALSRLSSKNIRLMRPTLFGYLAEPEDWDHYSKKLFELIDSGKLKIAITKTYPLSEYKIATQELESRKTTGKLVLEIPQ; this is translated from the coding sequence ATGACTGCTGATTCCATACCAAAGACCCAAAAAGTTGTGTTAATCGACGGTGTCGGTGACTATGACGTTATCAAATACCAAGATTCCGCCGTACCTTCAATTGGTGATAATGAACTGCTTATCAAGAACAAGTACGCGGgtatcaacttcatcgagGCTTATTTCAGAAAGGGTATTTACCCAGTTCAATTGCCCCAGATATTAGGTAGAGAAGCTACtggtgttgttgttgctAAAGGTCAATCagtcaagaattttgatATTGGTGATAAAGTTGCCTATATGTCTTCCAGTACTTTTGCACAATATACCAAGTATTCTAGTTCTGGTCTGATCAGTAAATTGCCAAGTGAGACTACGGATGACCAGTTGAAAGTATATGCAGCAGCACTGATTCAAGGTTTGACTGCTCTAACTTTCTTGGACGAAGCATATAAGGTCAAAGAGGGAGATTATATCTTGCTATATGCAGCCGCAGGTGGTGTTGGTCTGCTAATGGATCAATTGTTGAAGGAAAGAGGAGCACATGCTATAGCTGTAGTCTCTACagaagaaaaggaagaattggctaAAAAATTTGGAGCTGAATACGTCAttaattcttcaaaagaagatattCTGAAAAGGGCACTAGAAATCACAAACGATAAAGGTGTTGATGCTGTCTTTGATTCAGTTGGGAAGGACACATTCGACATAAGTTTAAATGCTTTGAAGTTAAAGGGATCATTCGTTTCTTTCGGTAATGCATCAGGCCCAGTTCCACCATTCGCGCTCAGCCGTTTGTCTTCCAAGAATATTAGATTGATGAGACCCACTCTATTTGGGTATCTGGCTGAACCAGAAGACTGGGATCACTACTCtaaaaaactctttgaattaATTGATTCTGGAAAACTCAAGATCGCAATCACCAAGACATACCCACTCAGTGAATACAAGATAGCTACACAGGAATTGGAAAGCAGGAAAACTACGGGCAAATtagttcttgaaattccTCAATGA
- the GIP1 gene encoding protein phosphatase regulator GIP1 (similar to Saccharomyces cerevisiae GIP1 (YBR045C); ancestral locus Anc_3.252), protein MTTVVLQKETLHETSIANAEGSGRRLTWRKWFHTARKDKIEDDFQEDECISLEEAESLVFVPSFHLNSSYTLPETSPEIQVRTHRNRQKIRELKKQLTLKLHRLKHKYDKVESQRFEKPAKKTIDRHITEEPISVKDLFNNTEEYHSVDVIEETKIKKQEDLQKSELPKDNANNDEVNETFNEVEATSATSCRMKRPFNNELSANSSFKRSCSTKDLSSASSVESLRNDYNGDEDEQNSIQNTPPDYLTKSPTLIDDTATLGEQDSIRAPPCPKSRTESDDDGSLNMKSAHADVSSDDSSLPDDISTTMDDTVSEALSCAASVTCEKVYTIPTFRKRKDSLNVANIVKSFRDGTLNEEQLIEFVDKGKKRNEDLTFKNKEFYDDPASKAPTDTLTDKVDKDKCLKDSKINVKNSVRFTGKKGEGAVKFDRFSCLIVYKPSTKSSSLVNDGVMSLRDCDHPQGSIRRLPSQTRSVRQKPEGCEAKSILKIKANTREKEEIRRAIRCDEVDIESFMNLFEHFENKKQMEEIKLGEVREDQLNHYYSEQFFPEILEDVTVTTAHNSEFSRSRKATELNIGRNLGAIKCGLVHYVCPTCDTKIL, encoded by the coding sequence ATGACCACCGTTGTACTTCAAAAAGAGACTCTACATGAAACCTCAATAGCCAACGCTGAGGGATCAGGAAGGAGACTGACATGGAGAAAATGGTTTCATACAGCACGCAAAGataaaattgaagatgatttcCAGGAGGACGAATGtatctctcttgaagaggCTGAGAGTCTGGTTTTTGTGccatcttttcatctgAATTCTAGTTACACCCTCCCAGAGACGTCGCCAGAGATACAGGTGCGTACCCATCGTAATAGGCAAAAGATCAGAGAACTAAAGAAACAACTTACATTAAAGTTGCACCGTCTAAAACATAAATATgacaaagttgaaagtCAGCGGTTTGAAAAACCTGCCAAGAAAACAATTGATCGCCATATTACAGAAGAGCCGATTTCCGTtaaagatcttttcaacaatacTGAGGAGTACCACTCAGTCGACGTGATAGAGGAGactaaaatcaaaaaacAGGaggatcttcaaaagtctGAGCTTCCAAAAGATAATGCTaataatgatgaagttAATGAAACATTCAACGAAGTTGAAGCAACTTCTGCCACCAGTTGTaggatgaagagacctTTCAATAATGAACTTTCGGCAAACAGCTCATTCAAGAGGTCGTGTTCTACAAAAGATCTCAGCTCTGCTTCATCAGTCGAAAGCTTGAGAAACGATTACAACGGagatgaggatgaacaGAATTCCATTCAAAATACGCCTCCAGATTATCTGACAAAATCTCCAACTTTAATAGATGATACTGCTACACTGGGTGAACAGGACAGTATTAGAGCTCCTCCATGCCCCAAGTCACGCACAGAGTCCGATGATGATGGATCTTTGAATATGAAGTCCGCTCATGCAGATGTCAGTTCCGATGACAGTTCACTTCCCGATGACATCTCAACTACAATGGATGACACGGTTTCTGAGGCCTTATCCTGTGCTGCATCGGTAACTTGTGAGAAAGTCTATACAATTCCTACTTTCAGAAAAAGGAAGGACTCTTTGAACGTTGCAAATATTGTCAAGAGCTTCAGAGACGGTACGTTGAATGAGGAACAGCTGattgagtttgttgatAAGGGAAAGAAACGCAACGAAGACTTGACATTCAAAAATAAAGAGTTTTATGATGATCCCGCAAGTAAGGCGCCAACTGATACGCTGACTGACAAAGTGGATAAGGACAAATGTTTGAAGGATAGCAAAATAAACGTTAAGAACTCCGTTCGCTTCACAGGAAAGAAGGGAGAAGGGGCGGTAAAATTTGATAGGTTCTCCTGCCTAATTGTTTACAAACCATCTACTAAATCTAGCTCGCTAGTCAATGATGGAGTCATGAGCCTGCGTGATTGTGATCATCCTCAAGGTTCAATTAGAAGATTACCAAGTCAAACTAGATCAGTCCGACAAAAGCCGGAAGGCTGTGAAGCTAAATCTATTCTTAAGATAAAGGCAAACACGAGggaaaaagaagagattagaCGAGCAATCCGTTGCGATGAAGTAGATATTGAATCGTTTATGAATCTGTTCGAGCATTTTGAGAACAAGAAACAGATGGAGGAGATAAAATTGGGGGAAGTCAGGGAGGATCAACTAAACCATTATTACTCTGAACAATTCTTCCCAGAAATATTGGAAGATGTAACGGTTACCACTGCACATAATAGTGAATTTTCAAGGAGCAGGAAAGCCACAGAACTTAACATTGGTAGAAATTTAGGCGCTATCAAATGTGGTTTAGTGCACTATGTTTGTCCGACCTGCGATACGAAGATATTATAA
- the SES1 gene encoding serine--tRNA ligase SES1 (similar to Saccharomyces cerevisiae SES1 (YDR023W); ancestral locus Anc_3.251) — MLDINQFIEDKGGNPELIRKSQKARGASVELVDEIISDYKEWVKTRFDLDELNKKLNKLQKEIGLKFKSKEDASELLAEKEKLTQEKKNLTEREQAEDKDLRSKVFQIGNIVHPSVVVSNDEENNELVRTWKPEGLETVGEQGSASGQPARLSHHEVLLRLDGYDPERGVKISGHRGYFFRNYGVFLNQALINYGLSFLASKGYIPLQAPVMMNKEVMAKTAQLSQFDEELYKVIDGEDEKYLIATSEQPISAYHSNEWFEKPQEQLPIRYAGYSSCFRREAGSHGKDAWGVFRVHAFEKIEQFVLTEPEKSWEEFENMINNSEEFYQSLKLPYRVVGIVSGELNNAAAKKYDLEAWFPYQKEYKELVSCSNCTDYQSRNLEIRCGIKKMGDREKKYVHCLNSTLAATQRALCCVLENYQTDEGLIVPEVLRKYIPGEPEFLPFTKELPKNSTSSKEKKK; from the coding sequence ATGTTAGACATCAATCAATTTATTGAAGATAAGGGTGGTAACCCAGAACTTATCAGAAAGTCACAAAAAGCCAGAGGAGCTAGcgttgaacttgttgacGAGATTATCAGCGATTACAAAGAATGGGTTAAGACTAGATTCGAtcttgatgaattgaacaagaaacttaacaaattgcaaaaagaAATTGGTCTTAAATTCAAGAGTAAGGAAGATGCATCTGAGTTATTGGCTGAAAAGGAAAAGTTGACccaagagaagaagaacttgaccGAAAGAGAACAAGCCGAGGATAAAGATTTGAGAAGCAaggttttccaaattgGTAACATCGTTCATCCATCTGTTGTGGTCTCCAATGACGAGGAAAACAACGAGTTAGTGCGTACTTGGAAACCAGAAGGCTTGGAAACCGTTGGAGAACAAGGTAGTGCCAGTGGCCAACCCGCCAGATTATCACACCACGAAGTACTGCTAAGACTTGATGGATACGACCCAGAACGTGGTGTCAAGATTTCTGGCCACAGAGGTTACTTCTTTAGAAACTACGGTGTCTTCTTGAACCAGGCTTTAATCAACTACGGTTTGTCATTCTTGGCCTCTAAGGGTTACATTCCTTTACAAGCTCCAGTTATGATGAACAAAGAAGTTATGGCCAAGACCGCTCAATTATCACAAttcgatgaagaattaTACAAGGTCATcgatggtgaagatgaaaaatacTTGATCGCCACCTCTGAACAGCCAATCTCCGCTTACCACAGTAACGAATGGTTTGAAAAACCTCAGGAACAATTGCCAATCCGTTACGCTGGTTACTCTTCCTGTTTCCGTAGAGAAGCCGGTTCTCACGGTAAGGATGCTTGGGGTGTTTTCAGAGTTCATGCGTTCGAAAAAATCGAACAGTTTGTACTAACTGAACCAGAGAAATCTTGGGAAGAATTCGAAAACATGATCAACAATTCTGAAGAGTTTTAtcaaagtttgaaattgcCTTACCGTGTGGTGGGTATTGTCTCCGGGGAACTAAACAATGCCGCCGCTAAGAAATacgatttggaagcttGGTTCCCATACCAAAAGGAATACAAAGAACTTGTTTCCTGCTCTAACTGTACTGAttatcaatcaagaaaccTTGAAATCAGATGTggtatcaagaagatgggtGACAGAGAAAAGAAATATGTGCACTGTTTGAACTCTACTTTGGCCGCTACTCAGAGAGCCTTGTGTTGTGTTTTGGAAAACTACCAAACTGATGAAGGTCTGATCGTCCCAGAAGTCTTGAGAAAGTACATTCCAGGTGAACCAGAGTTTTTGCCATTCACCAAGGAACTACCAAAGAACTCAACTTCAAgcaaggaaaagaagaaataa
- the ATG31 gene encoding Atg31p (similar to Saccharomyces cerevisiae CIS1 (YDR022C); ancestral locus Anc_3.250), whose protein sequence is MQPLTLTLYDKNVRHMLNDGNQSSSYRTPDGESNAIFPTNFHYIFEDDEDDQEELDTDESIENIVILHLEENGALVHAELISDHLELLSYNKTISSSGNDDNQNQDFELEIVSQFSDLSPLVHDLPLAELIRLYTIQNEQLQIISDSM, encoded by the coding sequence ATGCAACCATTGACTTTGACGCTGTACGATAAAAATGTCCGTCATATGCTGAATGATGGTAACCAGTCAAGCAGTTATCGAACTCCGGATGGAGAGTCTAATGCTATATTTCCTACAAATTTCCATTATATCttcgaagatgatgaagacgatcaagaagagctcGATACTGATGAATCTATTGAAAATATAGTAATCCTTCACCTCGAAGAAAATGGTGCTTTAGTCCATGCAGAACTTATAAGTGATCATCTGGAATTGTTGTCCTATAACAaaacaatttcaagttccGGCAATGACGATAATCAAAACCAGGATTTCGAACTGGAAATAGTTTCTCAATTCAGTGATCTTTCCCCTCTAGTACATGATCTGCCGTTAGCCGAACTGATAAGGTTATACACCATACAAAATGAACAACTACAAATCATCTCTGATTCCATGTAA
- the FAL1 gene encoding ATP-dependent RNA helicase FAL1 (similar to Saccharomyces cerevisiae FAL1 (YDR021W); ancestral locus Anc_3.249): MSFNKDEDSKLKFRTSRKLPIAPTFEAMKLKDDLLRGIYSYGFEAPSAIQSRAITQIISGKDVIAQAQSGTGKTATFTIGILQAIELKRKDLQALVLSPTRELATQISQVVSNLGDYMNVKTYAITGGKTLKDDIKKIQGSGCHIVSGTPGRVLDMIKRQILKTRSVQMLILDEADELLSERLGFKNQIYDIFTKLPPACQVVVVSATMNKDILEITKKFMSDPVKILVKKDEISLEGIKQYMVNVDKEDWKFDTLCDLYDSLTITQCVIFCNTKKKVDWLAQKMSQSNFAVSSMHGDMKQEDRDRVMNDFRTGHSRVLISTDVWARGIDVQQISLVINYDIPEILENYIHRIGRSGRFGRKGVAINFVTRDDVSKLKEIEKFYSIKIKAMPANLADI, translated from the coding sequence ATGTCGTTCAACAAGGATGAGGACTCGAAGCTAAAGTTCAGAACCTCCAGAAAGCTACCAATTGCGCCAACTTTTGAAGcgatgaagttgaaagatgacCTTCTACGAGGTATCTATTCATATGGGTTTGAAGCTCCATCTGCCATTCAATCGCGAGCAATCACACAAATTATATCGGGCAAAGATGTTATTGCTCAGGCTCAGTCGGGTACAGGTAAGACTGCCACGTTTACAATCGGCATACTACAAGCTATCGAATTGAAACGCAAGGACTTACAAGCATTGGTACTGTCACCAACGAGAGAACTGGCTACTCAAATCAGCCAAGTGGTTTCTAATTTAGGGGATTACATGAACGTCAAAACATATGCCATCACAGGAGGaaaaactttgaaagacgaTATCAAAAAGATCCAGGGAAGTGGCTGCCACATTGTTAGTGGGACACCGGGAAGAGTTTTAGATATGATTAAGAggcagattttgaagacgagAAGTGTCCAAATGCTGATATTAGATGAAGCTGATGAATTACTCAGTGAAAGGCTGGGTTTTAAGAACCAGATTTATGATATATTCACCAAGCTTCCTCCAGCGTGCCAGGTAGTAGTTGTTAGCGCTACAATGAACAAAGATATCTTGGAGATCACAAAGAAATTCATGTCAGACCCAGTAAAGATCCTAGTGaaaaaggatgaaatttcCTTAGAAGGCATTAAACAGTACATGGTGAATGTGGACAAGGAAGACTGGAAATTTGACACTTTGTGCGATTTGTATGACTCTTTAACCATCACTCAATGTGTCATTTTCTGTAACactaagaagaaagtggaCTGGCTTGCTCAGAAAATGTCTCAATCAAACTTTGCTGTCTCCTCTATGCATGGCGATATGAAGCAGGAGGACAGAGATAGAGTCATGAATGATTTCAGGACGGGACACTCACGGGTACTGATATCGACAGATGTGTGGGCACGAGGAATCGACGTTCAGCAGATTTCACTAGTCATAAATTATGACATACcagaaattcttgaaaactaTATCCATAGAATTGGTAGAAGTGGTAGATTCGGAAGAAAAGGTGTTGCTATCAACTTTGTGACCCGAGATGATGTTTCCAAGCTAAAGGAGATAGAGAAATTCTATTcgatcaaaatcaaagcTATGCCTGCTAATTTAGCCGACATATGA
- the DAS2 gene encoding putative uridine kinase DAS2 (similar to Saccharomyces cerevisiae YDR020C; ancestral locus Anc_3.248) codes for MTGQIQLVIISIGGGHATGVMEAGTQIKQSLVKIFPHTNIRIIDLDALSDRKPKYYSHKDYDFDAVHRQLTEGGHFTKTVAIKNANDANSSDPIELVLLCGCYALFDERINNLAQLKVFLDSDGDKRLINLINLRKIATGEELSELLTEYMDHLRVEMHKFIGPTRANADLIIPCTNDNTGCAIITDGIVRVVQDIRGSGHHTHSFAKQSPLLLDFEAERMNVEKERYYDLA; via the coding sequence ATGACGGGCCAGATCCAGTTGGTTATTATTTCTATAGGTGGCGGACATGCTACAGGAGTGATGGAGGCTGGTACGCAGATCAAGCAATCCCTAGTAAAGATCTTCCCACATACAAATATCAGAATAATCGATCTTGATGCGTTGAGCGATCGAAAGCCCAAGTATTACAGTCATAAGGACTATGATTTTGACGCAGTTCACCGCCAGCTGACTGAAGGCGGGCATTTTACTAAGACTGTCGCTATTAAGAACGCAAATGATGCGAACTCAAGCGATCCCATTGAATTGGTCTTGCTATGTGGTTGTTACGCattgtttgatgaaagaatcAATAACTTGGCTCAACTGAAGGTGTTTTTGGATAGTGATGGGGATAAGAGGCTCATAAATCTGATAAACTTGAGAAAGATCGCTACGGGAGAGGAATTGTCAGAGCTATTGACTGAATACATGGACCATTTGAGAGTTGAAATGCATAAATTTATTGGTCCTACGAGGGCCAACGCTGACCTGATCATACCATGTACGAATGATAACACAGGCTGTGCGATTATTACAGATGGTATCGTCAGAGTGGTTCAAGATATTAGAGGAAGCGGGCACCACACACATTCATTTGCAAAGCAGTCCCCTCTGCTGCTagactttgaagcagaGAGAATGAATGTAGAGAAGGAGAGGTATTATGATTTAGCGTAA
- the TCM62 gene encoding Tcm62p (similar to Saccharomyces cerevisiae TCM62 (YBR044C); ancestral locus Anc_3.247), giving the protein MLRKAVGRGGSIRSIKTLHTPVFKTNDLATKQALLDDIKLLDKIVNSTSHNKSLLSTGKYRTKPQIITSQDTVKLQNVVREFLDRIQMEQSMADPKQVDLKQKLSKIGLQLFVDCHDRNIIPMSTTLSHILMQQYNQSPTRETLNGIQQSLSKVRKFLEENKVIIKSKDDIDALVNEVYSSRLELDIIKRVLEAVDYKLHSPDTVRVVKSSRTTDDLEISKGWRFPAGIMDTNEAYLRSLRLPEKKLVSIEKEMLVLVYDGTLKDADKILPTLNYAAKIQKSLLLVVTGDCIGDALTCITINNNKNMRQANDSRAIIMKYNTKANGDLALQENYDFINFLRLPKGFASVYSPEFSPCVPSKFCEDQFYGKLASLKATTGEAFLYNSTDWSDNDSHNQFLQMTVTVKVGGHSELEIDQRRTSLDNLINNVLCHGLSSGFIPSYGIALAKAVLPVSTLIKPNTPLETKLGIEAVTMALTAPMATALENMYSYNKFQVAGLVADAIQGPDFTKASLEPNSKEQDLLERGILEPWNKIDQCLANVATFIRLLSSCNTVVAQVNEKPKRANT; this is encoded by the coding sequence ATGCTTCGGAAGGCAGTTGGTCGTGGCGGAAGTATTCGCTCAATCAAGACTTTACACACGCCTGTCTTCAAAACCAATGATTTAGCCACTAAGCAGGCTCTATTGGATGATATAAAGTTACTAGACAAGATAGTGAACTCCACATCTCACAATAAATCGCTACTATCCACCGGTAAATACAGAACCAAGCCTCAGATTATTACATCACAAGACACTGTTAAATTGCAAAATGTTGTGAGAGAGTTTTTAGATAGGATTCAAATGGAGCAAAGCATGGCGGATCCCAAGCAGGTCGATCTTAAGCAAAAGCTGAGCAAGATTGGTTTGCAATTGTTTGTTGATTGTCATGATAGGAACATTATTCCAATGAGTACAACCTTGTCCCACATTCTGATGCAACAGTACAATCAGTCGCCGACTAGAGAGACTTTAAATGGGATACAGCAGAGTCTAAGTAAGGTGcgaaagtttcttgaagaaaacaaaGTGATAATCAAGAGCAAGGATGATATAGATGCACTTGTCAATGAGGTATACAGCTCACGTTTGGAACTTGACATTATCAAACGTGTTCTGGAGGCCGTCGACTACAAACTTCATTCTCCAGACACAGTTAGGGTAGTCAAGAGCTCGAGGACTACAGATGACCTAGAAATATCCAAAGGTTGGAGGTTCCCAGCAGGAATTATGGATACCAATGAGGCGTATTTGAGAAGTTTGCGATTAccagagaagaaattggtttctattgagaaagagatgCTAGTTTTAGTGTACGATGGGAcgttgaaagatgctgaTAAGATTTTGCCCACCCTCAACTATGCAGCCAAAATCCAGAAGTCTTTATTACTAGTTGTTACTGGTGATTGTATAGGTGATGCCCTCACATGCATCACCATAAATAACAACAAGAACATGCGCCAAGCGAACGATAGTCGTGCAATCATCATGAAATATAATACAAAGGCCAACGGAGACCTCGCATTACAGGAAAATTAcgatttcatcaactttttgCGTCTTCCTAAAGGTTTTGCCAGCGTCTATTCTCCCGAATTCAGCCCTTGCGTCCCCAGTAAGTTTTGTGAGGACCAATTCTACGGTAAATTAgcctctttgaaagctacTACGGGTGAAGCTTTCCTGTACAACTCTACAGACTGGAGTGATAATGACTCGCATAATCAGTTTTTACAGATGACCGTTACGGTTAAAGTTGGAGGCCACAGTGAGCTCGAAAttgaccaaagaagaaccTCACTCGATAACCTAATCAATAACGTGTTGTGCCATGGGCTGTCTAGCGGTTTTATCCCTAGCTATGGGATTGCTTTGGCGAAAGCTGTGCTCCCCGTTAGCACTCTCATCAAGCCTAATACTCCTCTTGAAACCAAATTGGGAATTGAAGCTGTCACAATGGCTTTGACCGCTCCCATGGCAACAGCATTAGAAAATATGTACAGTTACAACAAGTTTCAAGTGGCAGGACTTGTAGCAGACGCTATTCAAGGTCCGGACTTCACTAAAGCTTCGCTCGAGCCGAACtcaaaagaacaagatcTACTAGAGCGTGGTATTTTGGAGCCTTGGAACAAGATAGATCAGTGTCTTGCAAATGTGGCGACATTCATCAGATTGCTAAGCAGTTGCAATACAGTGGTCGCGCAAGTGAACGAAAAGCCAAAGAGAGCCAATACGTGA
- the GCV1 gene encoding glycine decarboxylase subunit T (similar to Saccharomyces cerevisiae GCV1 (YDR019C); ancestral locus Anc_3.246) has protein sequence MLSRVIQRRFNSSQTASNLKKTALYDLHVALGGTMVPFAGYSMPVLYQGQTHIESHNWTRTNAGLFDVSHMLQSRLTGAGATEFLHKVTPTDFQALEQGNGTLSVLLNEHGGIVDDTLITKQRENDFYVVTNAGCIERDSEFIRSEIKNFTGDCQWDVVQGRSLLALQGPKAHEVFEPLLREGQTVKDLFFGQRRSYELFNGIPVDVARSGYTGEDGFEISLPNDKAVEFAQLLLDNQHTKPIGLAARDSLRLEAGMCLYGHELNEDTTPVEAALRWVISKSRRAGEGTKFNGYEKIMDQINSNSYSDVRIGFKYLKKGPAARTDAKIFLPDNKTQVGVVTSGSASPSLGNINIGQGYVSKANRKTGTQLSVQVRNKFFPIELAKLPLVPTHYYKP, from the coding sequence ATGCTATCGAGGGTGATCCAGAGAAGGTTCAATTCGAGCCAGACAGCCTCCAACTTAAAAAAGACAGCTCTTTATGACCTTCATGTTGCATTAGGTGGTACTATGGTGCCATTTGCTGGCTACTCTATGCCCGTGTTATATCAGGGACAGACACATATTGAGTCTCATAATTGGACTAGAACAAATGCTGGATTATTCGATGTCTCTCATATGTTGCAGAGTAGATTGACTGGTGCAGGGGCAACAGAATTTTTGCACAAGGTTACTCCAACCGATTTCCAGGCACTAGAACAGGGAAATGGCACTTTATCTGTTTTGCTAAACGAACATGGTGGTATTGTGGATGATACTCTAATAACAAAGCAGAGAGAAAACGATTTTTATGTGGTCACCAATGCCGGTTGTATCGAAAGAGATTCAGAGTTCATTCGCAGTGAGATTAAAAATTTTACTGGAGATTGTCAATGGGATGTGGTTCAGGGTCGTTCTCTGTTGGCGTTACAGGGTCCAAAGGCCCACGAAGTGTTTGAGCCTTTGCTGCGCGAAGGTCAGACTGTCAAAGACTTGTTCTTTGGTCAAAGACGTTCATATGAGTTGTTCAATGGTATTCCTGTGGATGTGGCCAGATCTGGGTACACCGGTGAGGACGGGTTCGAGATCAGTTTACCCAACGACAAAGCTGTCGAATTTGCTCAACTGCTACTCGACAATCAGCATACAAAGCCCATTGGACTTGCCGCAAGAGACAGTTTGAGACTGGAGGCAGGTATGTGTCTCTACGGTCATGAGCTAAATGAGGATACTACCCCTGTAGAGGCTGCATTGAGATGGGTTATCTCCAAGAGCAGAAGAGCCGGTGAAGGAACCAAATTCAATGGCTACGAAAAGATCATGGACCAGATCAATTCCAATTCTTACTCAGATGTAAGGATTGGATTTAAATACCTAAAGAAAGGACCAGCCGCAAGAACTGATGCCAAGATCTTTTTGCCCGACAACAAGACCCAAGTCGGTGTGGTCACTTCGGGAAGCGCCTCTCCATCTCTAGGCAACATCAATATTGGGCAAGGCTACGTCTCAAAGGCAAACCGCAAGACTGGTACTCAATTATCCGTCCAGGTGAGAAACAAGTTTTTCCCCATCgaattggccaagttgCCGCTCGTGCCAACTCATTATTATAAACCTTGA